A window of the Aeromicrobium phoceense genome harbors these coding sequences:
- the ruvB gene encoding Holliday junction branch migration DNA helicase RuvB: protein MDEYDDFESIVAEAASPQESAFEQALRPRTLDELVGQERVREQLALVLDAAVARERTPDHVLLSGPPGLGKTTIAMIIANQLAAPLRLTSGPAIQHAGDLAAILSGVNEGDVLFIDEIHRMSRPAEELLYMAMEDFRVDVVVGKGPGATAIPLQIPPFTVVGATTRAGLLPGPLRDRFGFTAQLDYYEPSDLDRIVRRSADLLDLQVSAEASAEIGSRSRGTPRIANRLLRRVRDYAEVRADGAVDHAIAQAALDLYEVDDLGLDRLDRAVLDALCRNFGGGPVGIATLAVAVSEERETVEELAEPFLVRLGFLARTPRGRIATPAAWRHLGLTPPAGVDAGQLPFDSAD from the coding sequence ATGGACGAGTACGACGACTTCGAGTCGATCGTGGCCGAGGCCGCGTCGCCGCAGGAGAGCGCGTTCGAGCAGGCCCTGAGGCCGCGCACCCTCGACGAGCTGGTCGGTCAGGAGCGGGTCCGTGAGCAGCTTGCACTCGTGCTCGATGCCGCAGTGGCGCGCGAACGCACCCCCGACCACGTCCTGCTGTCGGGCCCGCCCGGACTGGGCAAGACCACGATCGCGATGATCATCGCGAACCAGCTCGCGGCACCGCTGCGCCTCACCAGCGGCCCGGCGATCCAGCACGCGGGCGACCTCGCGGCGATCCTCTCCGGCGTCAACGAGGGCGACGTGCTCTTCATCGACGAGATCCACCGGATGTCGCGGCCCGCCGAGGAGCTGCTCTACATGGCGATGGAGGACTTCCGGGTCGACGTCGTCGTCGGCAAGGGTCCGGGCGCCACCGCCATCCCGCTGCAGATCCCGCCGTTCACCGTCGTCGGCGCCACCACCCGCGCCGGTCTGCTGCCCGGCCCGCTGCGCGACCGGTTCGGCTTCACGGCCCAGCTCGACTACTACGAGCCGTCCGACCTCGACCGCATCGTGCGGCGCTCCGCCGATCTGCTCGACCTGCAGGTCAGCGCCGAGGCGTCCGCGGAGATCGGCTCCCGGTCCCGCGGCACCCCACGCATCGCCAACCGCCTGCTGCGGCGCGTCCGCGACTACGCGGAGGTCCGCGCCGACGGCGCCGTCGACCACGCGATCGCGCAGGCCGCCCTCGACCTGTACGAGGTCGACGACCTCGGCCTCGACCGGCTCGACCGCGCGGTGCTCGACGCCCTGTGCCGCAACTTCGGCGGGGGACCGGTCGGCATCGCCACGCTGGCGGTCGCGGTGTCGGAGGAGCGCGAGACGGTGGAGGAGCTGGCCGAGCCCTTCCTGGTGCGGCTGGGCTTCCTGGCCCGCACGCCCCGTGGGCGGATCGCCACCCCGGCGGCCTGGCGACACCTCGGCCTGACGCCCCCGGCCGGGGTCGATGCCGGGCAGCTGCCCTTCGACTCCGCCGACTAG
- the hisS gene encoding histidine--tRNA ligase, translating to MSKLSGFPEFLPAERSVELAVFDHLARVFELHGFANIETRAVEPLETLLRKGEIDKEVYAVRRLHADESEASELALHYDLTVPFARYVVENAGHLQFPFRRYQIQKVWRGERPQAGRFREFTQADIDIVGDGALPFHFDVEVARVMAEALAGLPIPGLSLTLQVSNRKVLEGFYLGLGIERPTAVMQVIDKLDKLSADKIADLLGEQGLTEAQATSCLALAEIVTTDTSFVQQVRDLGVEHPLLDEGLAELEAVVAGCATVEGVTVTADLRIARGLDYYTGTVFETRVAEHPGLGSICSGGRYDELASDGKRTYPGVGLSIGVSRLLSTLTTSGVTASRSVPSAVLVAVNDEDSRPGSDAIAQRLRARGIACEVAPAAQKFGKQIRVAERRGIPFVWFVTQDGDQVKDIRTGEQVSADPDAWTPPETDLRPQVTHKETTA from the coding sequence GTGAGCAAGCTGTCGGGCTTCCCCGAGTTCCTGCCGGCGGAGCGCAGCGTCGAGCTGGCGGTGTTCGACCACCTGGCCCGCGTCTTCGAGCTGCACGGCTTCGCCAACATCGAGACGCGAGCGGTCGAGCCGCTCGAGACGCTGCTGCGCAAGGGCGAGATCGACAAGGAGGTCTACGCCGTCCGCCGCCTGCACGCCGACGAGTCGGAGGCCTCCGAGCTGGCCCTGCACTACGACCTCACCGTGCCGTTCGCGCGCTACGTGGTGGAGAACGCCGGTCACCTGCAGTTCCCGTTCCGCCGCTACCAGATCCAGAAGGTCTGGCGCGGCGAGCGCCCCCAGGCCGGCCGGTTCCGCGAGTTCACCCAGGCGGACATCGACATCGTCGGCGACGGCGCGCTGCCGTTCCACTTCGACGTCGAGGTCGCGCGGGTCATGGCCGAGGCGCTGGCCGGGCTGCCGATCCCGGGCCTCTCGCTGACGCTCCAGGTCAGCAACCGCAAGGTGCTCGAGGGCTTCTACCTGGGCCTGGGCATCGAGAGGCCCACCGCCGTGATGCAGGTGATCGACAAGCTCGACAAGCTGTCGGCCGACAAGATCGCCGACCTGCTCGGCGAGCAGGGGCTCACCGAGGCCCAGGCCACGTCGTGCCTCGCGCTGGCCGAGATCGTCACCACCGACACGTCGTTCGTCCAGCAGGTCCGCGACCTCGGCGTCGAGCACCCGCTGCTCGACGAGGGACTCGCCGAGCTGGAGGCCGTCGTGGCGGGGTGTGCCACCGTCGAGGGCGTGACCGTCACCGCCGACCTGCGCATCGCGCGCGGCCTGGACTACTACACCGGCACGGTGTTCGAGACCCGCGTCGCCGAGCACCCGGGCCTCGGCTCGATCTGCTCCGGCGGCCGCTACGACGAGCTCGCCAGCGACGGCAAGCGCACGTACCCGGGCGTGGGCCTGTCGATCGGCGTCTCGCGCCTGCTCTCGACGCTGACCACGAGTGGCGTCACCGCGTCGCGCTCCGTTCCGTCGGCCGTCCTCGTGGCGGTCAACGACGAGGACTCGCGTCCCGGCAGCGACGCCATCGCCCAGCGCCTGCGCGCCCGTGGCATCGCCTGCGAAGTGGCCCCCGCGGCCCAGAAGTTCGGCAAGCAGATCCGCGTCGCCGAGCGCCGTGGCATCCCCTTCGTCTGGTTCGTCACGCAGGACGGCGACCAGGTGAAGGACATCAGAACCGGCGAGCAGGTGTCGGCCGATCCCGACGCCTGGACGCCCCCCGAGACCGACCTGCGACCGCAGGTGACCCACAAGGAGACGACAGCGTGA
- a CDS encoding YebC/PmpR family DNA-binding transcriptional regulator, which produces MSGHSKWATTKHKKAAIDAKRGKLFAKLIKNIEVAARTGGPDPEGNPTLYDAIQKAKKQSVPNDNIDRAVKRGGGADGGGVDYTTIMYEGYGPNGVAFLIECLTDNKNRAAMEVRTAMTRNGGTMADPGSVSYMFSRKGIIIVPAEQEGGPTNEDDVLMAVLDAGAEEVNDHDGSFEVLCEPGDLVAVRTALQEAGLDYDSADASFVPSVHVEVDAEGAAKVVRLIDALEDSDDVQNVFANFDAPDEVMADL; this is translated from the coding sequence ATGTCGGGCCACTCCAAATGGGCAACCACCAAGCACAAGAAGGCCGCGATCGATGCCAAGCGCGGCAAGCTGTTCGCCAAGCTGATCAAGAACATCGAGGTCGCGGCGCGCACGGGTGGCCCTGACCCCGAGGGCAACCCCACGCTCTACGACGCGATCCAGAAGGCGAAGAAGCAGTCGGTCCCCAACGACAACATCGACCGCGCGGTCAAGCGCGGCGGTGGCGCCGACGGCGGGGGAGTCGACTACACCACGATCATGTACGAGGGCTACGGCCCGAACGGTGTCGCGTTCCTCATCGAGTGCCTCACCGACAACAAGAACCGCGCCGCGATGGAGGTCCGCACCGCGATGACCCGCAACGGCGGCACGATGGCCGACCCGGGCTCGGTGTCCTACATGTTCAGCCGCAAGGGCATCATCATCGTCCCCGCCGAGCAGGAGGGCGGCCCGACGAACGAGGACGACGTGCTGATGGCCGTGCTCGACGCGGGTGCCGAGGAGGTCAACGACCACGACGGCAGCTTCGAGGTGCTGTGCGAGCCGGGCGACCTCGTCGCCGTCCGCACCGCGCTGCAGGAGGCGGGCCTGGACTACGACTCGGCCGACGCCTCGTTCGTGCCCAGCGTGCACGTCGAGGTCGACGCCGAGGGTGCCGCGAAGGTCGTCCGGCTCATCGACGCCCTCGAGGACAGCGACGACGTGCAGAACGTGTTCGCCAACTTCGACGCGCCCGACGAGGTCATGGCCGACCTCTGA
- the pdxT gene encoding pyridoxal 5'-phosphate synthase glutaminase subunit PdxT: MTSIGVFALQGDVREHLAALERLGVEAFTVRRPAELARCDGLIVPGGESTTMYKLARTFELLEPLRQRVKEGMPTFGTCAGMIMLADRIRDGAPGQETIGGLDVTVRRNAFGRQVDSFEVDLDLEGVDRSVHAVFIRAPWVEEIGPGVEVLAEVPSGEAAGRIVAVRQGPLMATSFHPEVGDDDRVHGLFVDLVKQS, translated from the coding sequence GTGACTTCGATCGGCGTCTTCGCGCTCCAGGGCGACGTGCGCGAGCACCTTGCGGCCCTCGAGCGACTCGGTGTCGAGGCGTTCACCGTCCGTCGCCCGGCCGAGCTGGCGCGGTGCGACGGGCTCATCGTGCCCGGCGGCGAGTCGACCACGATGTACAAGCTGGCCCGCACCTTCGAGCTGCTCGAGCCGCTGCGCCAGCGCGTGAAGGAGGGCATGCCGACCTTCGGGACGTGTGCCGGGATGATCATGCTGGCCGACCGGATCCGCGACGGGGCGCCCGGCCAGGAGACGATCGGCGGCCTGGACGTCACGGTCCGTCGCAACGCCTTCGGCCGCCAGGTCGACTCGTTCGAGGTCGACCTCGACCTGGAGGGCGTGGACCGCTCGGTGCACGCGGTCTTCATCCGCGCGCCGTGGGTGGAGGAGATCGGCCCCGGGGTCGAGGTGCTTGCCGAGGTCCCCTCGGGGGAGGCCGCCGGTAGAATCGTCGCGGTGCGGCAGGGGCCGCTCATGGCGACGTCCTTCCACCCCGAGGTCGGGGACGACGACCGTGTGCACGGACTCTTCGTTGACCTCGTGAAGCAGAGCTAG
- the ruvC gene encoding crossover junction endodeoxyribonuclease RuvC produces MGVDPGLTRCGVGIVEGFVGRPLDLVDVGVVRTPSDLDLAKRLLRLERALDEIVVRQRPDVVAVERVFSQHNVRTVMGTAQASGIAMLVAARHGIPVQLHTPSEVKAAVTGSGRADKAQVAAMVTRLLRLDAPPKPADAADALALAICHIWRGAAQNRLAAAVAAAGAAR; encoded by the coding sequence CTGGGCGTCGACCCCGGCCTGACCCGGTGCGGCGTCGGCATCGTCGAGGGGTTCGTGGGCCGACCGCTGGACCTGGTCGACGTCGGCGTCGTCCGCACCCCGAGCGACCTCGACCTCGCGAAGCGGCTGCTGCGACTCGAGCGCGCCCTCGACGAGATCGTCGTGCGGCAGCGACCCGACGTGGTCGCAGTCGAGCGGGTGTTCAGCCAGCACAACGTGCGCACCGTGATGGGCACCGCCCAGGCCAGCGGGATCGCGATGCTCGTGGCCGCGCGCCACGGGATCCCCGTCCAGCTCCACACGCCGTCGGAGGTCAAGGCCGCCGTCACCGGCAGCGGCCGCGCCGACAAGGCGCAGGTCGCGGCGATGGTCACCCGGCTGCTGCGCCTCGACGCGCCGCCGAAGCCCGCGGACGCCGCCGACGCCCTCGCCCTCGCGATCTGCCACATCTGGCGGGGCGCCGCCCAGAACCGACTCGCCGCCGCCGTCGCTGCCGCCGGAGCGGCCCGATGA
- a CDS encoding DUF349 domain-containing protein: MSDWGRVDADGNVYVKEGDGERLIGQWVTGGDAAEALAFYTRRFDNLETEVDLLEKRIEAGTVSPDDATKAVATIREQLVDAQAIGDLASLSARLDKVEPALGELRAKRKAEREQRTAEATEAKTRIVAEAEKIGAGQDWRNGADRLRALLDEWKALPRLSKSADDELWHRFSTARTAYTKKRKAHFGEQSVRRDEAKKIKEKLIEEAEALSGSTDWGATSGAYRDLMQRWKAAGSAPRNVEDKLWKRFRAAQDVFFQAREAANAAQESEFAENATVKREILVEAEALLPIKDLEATRRAWHDIADRWEAAGKVPRDQIKELEGRIRAVEKAIRDAGDQEWKRTDPEKSARADDMITKLEDAIAGIEADIAKAEAAGDAKKVKSLRENLESRQAFLEIARRTASDFG, encoded by the coding sequence ATGAGTGATTGGGGCCGCGTCGACGCGGACGGCAACGTCTACGTCAAAGAGGGCGATGGCGAACGTCTGATCGGGCAATGGGTCACCGGAGGCGACGCCGCTGAGGCGCTCGCGTTCTACACCCGGCGCTTCGACAACCTCGAGACCGAGGTCGACCTGCTGGAGAAGCGCATCGAGGCCGGAACCGTGTCGCCCGACGACGCGACCAAGGCCGTCGCCACGATCCGCGAGCAGCTCGTCGACGCACAGGCGATCGGCGACCTCGCGTCGCTGTCGGCGCGTCTCGACAAGGTCGAGCCGGCCCTCGGCGAGCTCCGCGCCAAGCGCAAGGCCGAGCGCGAGCAGCGCACCGCCGAGGCCACCGAGGCCAAGACCCGCATCGTCGCCGAGGCCGAGAAGATCGGCGCGGGCCAGGACTGGCGCAACGGCGCCGACCGGCTGCGCGCCCTGCTCGACGAGTGGAAGGCGCTCCCCCGCCTCAGCAAGTCGGCCGACGACGAGCTGTGGCACCGGTTCTCCACCGCTCGCACCGCCTACACGAAGAAGCGCAAGGCCCACTTCGGTGAGCAGAGCGTGCGCCGTGACGAGGCGAAGAAGATCAAGGAGAAGCTGATCGAGGAGGCCGAGGCCCTCTCCGGCTCCACCGACTGGGGCGCCACCTCGGGCGCCTACCGCGACCTCATGCAGCGCTGGAAGGCTGCCGGCTCCGCTCCGCGCAACGTCGAGGACAAGCTGTGGAAGCGCTTCCGCGCGGCGCAGGACGTCTTCTTCCAGGCTCGCGAGGCCGCCAACGCCGCGCAGGAGTCCGAGTTCGCCGAGAACGCCACGGTGAAGCGCGAGATCCTCGTCGAGGCCGAGGCGCTGCTGCCGATCAAGGATCTCGAGGCCACGCGCCGTGCCTGGCACGACATCGCCGACCGCTGGGAGGCCGCCGGCAAGGTGCCGCGCGACCAGATCAAGGAGCTCGAGGGCCGCATCCGCGCCGTCGAGAAGGCGATCCGCGACGCCGGTGACCAGGAGTGGAAGCGCACCGACCCCGAGAAGTCGGCCCGCGCGGACGACATGATCACCAAGCTCGAGGACGCCATCGCCGGCATCGAGGCCGACATCGCCAAGGCCGAGGCGGCCGGCGACGCCAAGAAGGTCAAGAGCCTGCGCGAGAACCTCGAGTCGCGCCAGGCGTTCCTCGAGATCGCCCGCCGCACCGCCTCCGACTTCGGCTGA
- the ruvA gene encoding Holliday junction branch migration protein RuvA, with protein sequence MIAHVRGAVAAVSLNSAVLDLQGVGYHVMCTPSTIADLRLGQEATLWTSMVVREDSMTLYGFANAEERDMFELVQTASGVGPKVAQAMLAVLPPERLRTAIASSDHATLTKVPGIGRKGAERIVVELKDRVGAVASSAVSTAGPAWRDQVHEALVGLGWSAKDADAAIDRVADGVGPDPDISAILRDALRSMDRGR encoded by the coding sequence ATGATCGCCCACGTGCGCGGCGCCGTCGCCGCGGTCTCGCTCAACTCCGCCGTCCTCGACCTGCAAGGCGTCGGCTACCACGTGATGTGCACGCCCTCCACGATCGCCGACCTGCGCCTGGGCCAGGAGGCCACGCTGTGGACCTCGATGGTCGTGCGCGAGGACTCGATGACGCTCTACGGCTTCGCGAACGCCGAGGAGCGCGACATGTTCGAGCTCGTGCAGACCGCCAGCGGCGTGGGTCCGAAGGTCGCCCAGGCGATGCTCGCGGTGCTCCCGCCCGAGCGGCTGCGCACCGCGATCGCCTCGTCGGACCACGCGACCCTCACGAAGGTGCCCGGGATCGGCCGCAAGGGAGCCGAGCGGATCGTGGTGGAGCTGAAGGACCGGGTCGGCGCCGTCGCCTCGTCCGCCGTCTCGACGGCCGGTCCCGCGTGGCGCGACCAGGTGCACGAGGCGCTCGTCGGGCTGGGCTGGTCGGCCAAGGACGCGGACGCCGCGATCGACCGGGTGGCCGACGGGGTGGGTCCCGACCCCGACATCTCGGCGATCCTGCGCGACGCCCTGCGATCGATGGACCGAGGCCGGTGA
- a CDS encoding MBL fold metallo-hydrolase has translation MLLTAFPAGPLQANCYFVASGPGSPCAIVDPGMQSAEGVRAVVAEHDLTPAAVLVTHGHFDHMWDAARVADEYGCPLWIHPADRHLLADPMAAISGESAAMLRQQLGEIDESQFSEPAEVRDAVDGATIQVGDLTLTVDHCPGHTPGTVAYRVDYTGDEPVSQIMFSGDFLFFGSIGRTDLVGGVHAEMLRSLQTKVLTLPDDVVVLPGHGQQTSIGREKATNPFLLELTA, from the coding sequence GTGCTTCTCACCGCCTTCCCCGCCGGACCACTGCAGGCGAACTGCTATTTCGTCGCCTCCGGCCCGGGTTCCCCGTGCGCGATCGTCGACCCGGGCATGCAGTCCGCAGAGGGCGTGCGCGCCGTCGTGGCCGAGCACGACCTGACCCCCGCCGCCGTCCTGGTGACGCACGGCCATTTCGACCACATGTGGGACGCGGCGCGGGTCGCCGACGAGTACGGCTGCCCGCTCTGGATCCACCCGGCCGACCGGCACCTGCTGGCCGACCCGATGGCCGCGATCTCGGGCGAGTCGGCGGCGATGCTGCGCCAGCAGCTCGGGGAGATCGACGAGTCGCAGTTCTCCGAGCCGGCCGAGGTCCGCGACGCAGTCGACGGCGCCACGATCCAGGTCGGCGACCTGACGCTCACCGTCGACCACTGCCCGGGCCACACGCCGGGCACCGTGGCCTACCGCGTCGACTACACCGGTGACGAGCCCGTCTCGCAGATCATGTTCTCCGGTGACTTCCTGTTCTTCGGCTCGATCGGTCGGACCGACCTCGTCGGCGGCGTCCACGCCGAGATGCTGCGCAGCCTGCAGACCAAGGTGCTGACGCTGCCCGACGACGTCGTCGTGCTGCCCGGCCACGGCCAGCAGACCTCGATCGGCCGCGAGAAGGCCACGAACCCCTTCCTGCTGGAGCTGACCGCATGA
- a CDS encoding adenine phosphoribosyltransferase, which translates to MSDFPDAAARLIRAIDDWPEAGVTFRDITPLLSDPQGLAATVSALVDAARAFGPLDVVAGVEARGFLLAPLIAEALGIGLVPVRKAGKLPARTLSESYSLEYGDAVVEIHADAVPEGARVLVVDDVLATGGTLAAAGRLFERAGAVVAGNLVLIELPALEGRAVLGDVPLTALLEY; encoded by the coding sequence ATGAGCGACTTCCCGGACGCCGCCGCGCGGCTCATCCGCGCCATCGACGACTGGCCCGAGGCCGGCGTCACGTTCCGCGACATCACGCCGCTGCTCTCCGATCCGCAGGGGCTGGCAGCCACCGTCTCCGCACTGGTCGACGCGGCCAGGGCCTTCGGGCCGCTCGACGTCGTGGCCGGCGTCGAGGCGCGCGGCTTCCTGCTCGCGCCGCTGATCGCCGAGGCGCTGGGCATCGGCCTGGTGCCCGTCCGCAAGGCCGGCAAGCTGCCCGCGCGCACCCTCTCGGAGTCCTACTCGCTCGAGTACGGCGACGCCGTCGTCGAGATCCACGCCGACGCCGTCCCCGAGGGCGCCCGCGTGCTCGTCGTGGACGACGTCCTCGCCACCGGGGGAACGCTCGCCGCCGCCGGCCGTCTGTTCGAGCGCGCCGGCGCCGTCGTCGCCGGCAACCTCGTCCTCATCGAACTGCCCGCCCTCGAGGGTCGCGCCGTGCTCGGCGACGTCCCCCTGACCGCACTCCTGGAGTACTGA
- a CDS encoding RelA/SpoT family protein has translation MAERIDGPSTKAAETRTPDSARTSARVRSRLARIGGKSTGGGNPVLDPLIKVYRDTHPKGDVSSIEKAYEVAAAMHEGQKRKSGDPYITHPLAVATILAELGMTAPTLCAALLHDTVEDTSYTIEQLRKDFGDEVVHLVDGVTKLDKVKYGDSAQSETIRKMVVAMARDIRVLVIKLADRLHNMRTLRYLRQDKQERIARETIEIFAPLAHRLGMNTIKWELEDLAFATLHPKVYDEIVRLVAERAPSREAFLERVIRDVNSDLGHAKIKAKVTGRPKHYFSIYQKMLVRGRDFSDIFDLVGVRILVDDVADCYAVLGVLHARWNPIPGRFKDYISVPKFNMYQSLHTTVIGPQGKPVELQLRTYAMHRRAEFGVAAHWKYKAESLAAVGGKASKDGPGGNEMMWLRELVDWQSETEDSSDFLDSLRFEMQNAGVYAYTPRGDLIQLPAHATPVDFAYGVHTEVGHACVGARVNGRLVSLESELESGDVVEIFTSKSPTAAPSRDWLDFVKSPRARNKIRQWFTKERREEAIDHGKDLIAKQMRKEGLPMHRLFRQANLDTVAKEMGHADISALYAAVGESNVGAQGVVDRVIDLAGGREGAEEEAAEATAMPLRSSRPSTARGDAGVEVVGVSGDVMVKLARCCTPVPGDKIEGFVTRGSGISVHRTDCVNFVELAHQTERVVQVRWVANAKTTFLVAMQVEGLDRPHLLSDITKVISDQHVNILSATLSTGRDRVAKSRFTFEMADAKHLGAVLKAVGGVQGVFDAYRVTQ, from the coding sequence GTGGCTGAGCGCATCGATGGACCATCGACGAAGGCTGCCGAGACCAGGACCCCGGACTCGGCACGCACCTCCGCGCGCGTGCGCAGCCGGCTGGCCCGCATCGGCGGCAAGTCCACCGGCGGTGGCAACCCGGTCCTCGACCCGCTGATCAAGGTCTACCGCGACACCCATCCCAAGGGCGACGTCTCGTCGATCGAGAAGGCCTACGAGGTCGCCGCGGCGATGCACGAGGGCCAGAAGCGCAAGAGCGGCGACCCGTACATCACGCACCCGCTGGCCGTCGCCACGATCCTCGCCGAGCTCGGCATGACGGCGCCCACCCTGTGCGCGGCCCTGCTGCACGACACCGTCGAGGACACCTCCTACACGATCGAGCAGCTGCGCAAGGACTTCGGCGACGAGGTCGTCCACCTCGTCGACGGCGTCACCAAGCTCGACAAGGTCAAGTACGGCGACTCCGCCCAGTCCGAGACGATCCGTAAGATGGTCGTCGCGATGGCGCGCGACATCCGCGTGCTCGTCATCAAGCTGGCCGACCGCCTGCACAACATGCGCACCCTGCGCTACCTGCGCCAGGACAAGCAGGAGCGCATCGCCCGCGAGACCATCGAGATCTTCGCGCCCCTGGCCCATCGCCTGGGCATGAACACGATCAAGTGGGAGCTGGAGGACCTCGCGTTCGCCACCCTGCACCCCAAGGTCTACGACGAGATCGTGCGGCTCGTCGCCGAGCGCGCGCCGTCGCGCGAGGCGTTCCTGGAGCGCGTCATCCGCGACGTGAACTCCGACCTCGGCCACGCCAAGATCAAGGCGAAGGTCACCGGCCGACCGAAGCACTACTTCTCGATCTACCAGAAGATGCTCGTGCGCGGCCGCGACTTCTCCGACATCTTCGACCTCGTCGGCGTGCGCATCCTGGTGGACGACGTCGCCGACTGCTACGCCGTGCTGGGCGTCCTGCACGCCCGGTGGAACCCCATCCCGGGCCGCTTCAAGGACTACATCAGTGTCCCGAAGTTCAACATGTACCAGTCGCTGCACACCACGGTGATCGGCCCGCAGGGCAAGCCCGTGGAGCTGCAGCTGCGCACGTACGCCATGCACCGCCGCGCGGAGTTCGGCGTCGCGGCCCACTGGAAGTACAAGGCCGAGTCGCTCGCGGCCGTGGGCGGGAAGGCCAGCAAGGACGGGCCCGGCGGCAACGAGATGATGTGGCTGCGCGAGCTGGTCGACTGGCAGTCCGAGACCGAGGACTCCAGCGACTTCCTGGACTCGCTGCGCTTCGAGATGCAGAACGCCGGCGTCTACGCCTACACGCCGCGCGGTGACCTGATCCAGCTGCCGGCCCACGCCACGCCGGTCGACTTCGCCTACGGCGTGCACACCGAGGTCGGTCACGCGTGCGTCGGCGCCCGCGTGAACGGCCGCCTGGTGTCCCTGGAGTCCGAGCTCGAGAGCGGCGACGTGGTGGAGATCTTCACGTCGAAGTCGCCCACCGCGGCCCCGAGCCGCGACTGGCTCGACTTCGTCAAGAGCCCCCGCGCGCGCAACAAGATCCGGCAGTGGTTCACGAAGGAGCGCCGCGAGGAGGCCATCGACCACGGCAAGGACCTCATCGCGAAGCAGATGCGCAAGGAGGGTCTGCCGATGCATCGCCTGTTCCGGCAGGCGAACCTCGACACGGTGGCCAAGGAGATGGGCCACGCCGACATCTCCGCGCTCTACGCCGCGGTGGGGGAGAGCAACGTCGGCGCGCAGGGCGTGGTCGACCGCGTCATCGACCTCGCCGGTGGTCGCGAGGGAGCCGAGGAGGAGGCCGCCGAGGCCACGGCGATGCCGCTGCGCTCCAGCCGGCCGTCCACGGCTCGCGGCGACGCCGGTGTCGAGGTGGTCGGTGTCTCGGGCGACGTCATGGTGAAGCTTGCGCGCTGCTGCACGCCCGTGCCTGGTGACAAGATCGAGGGCTTCGTCACGCGCGGCTCCGGCATCTCGGTGCACCGCACCGACTGCGTCAACTTCGTCGAGCTCGCGCACCAGACCGAGCGGGTCGTGCAGGTGCGCTGGGTCGCCAACGCCAAGACCACGTTCCTCGTGGCGATGCAGGTCGAGGGCCTCGACCGTCCGCACCTGCTGTCCGACATCACCAAGGTGATCTCCGACCAGCACGTCAACATCCTGTCGGCCACGCTCAGCACCGGCCGCGACCGCGTTGCCAAGAGCCGCTTCACCTTCGAGATGGCCGACGCCAAGCACCTCGGCGCCGTCCTGAAGGCCGTCGGCGGCGTCCAGGGCGTCTTCGACGCCTACCGCGTCACCCAGTAG
- the yajC gene encoding preprotein translocase subunit YajC, with translation MTFADFLPLILLALVFFLLIIRPMRERQKQYSALRQMQSALKPGAHVMISSGIHGTISTIDDETVGLEIAPGVVITVARAAVAEVVAPDVIDPEA, from the coding sequence GTGACCTTCGCTGACTTCCTGCCCCTGATCCTGCTGGCCCTGGTCTTCTTCCTGCTGATCATCCGTCCCATGCGGGAACGGCAGAAGCAGTACTCGGCGCTGCGCCAGATGCAGTCGGCGCTGAAGCCCGGTGCCCACGTGATGATCAGCAGCGGCATCCACGGCACCATCTCGACGATCGACGACGAGACCGTCGGCCTGGAGATCGCGCCCGGCGTGGTCATCACCGTGGCGCGCGCGGCCGTCGCCGAGGTCGTCGCGCCCGACGTGATCGACCCCGAAGCATGA
- a CDS encoding GIY-YIG nuclease family protein, with protein sequence MAHVYILRCSDGSYYVGSTRHLAGRLRQHQTGTGAEYTRHRLPVELLWSHEFASVVDAFAAEKKIQGWSRAKREALMRGDLHLLPGLAKKRNWRRDA encoded by the coding sequence ATGGCTCACGTCTACATCCTCCGGTGCTCCGACGGCTCCTATTACGTCGGCAGCACACGCCACCTCGCTGGACGCCTCCGCCAGCACCAGACCGGCACGGGCGCGGAGTACACGAGGCACCGGCTCCCGGTCGAGCTCCTGTGGTCCCACGAGTTCGCATCAGTGGTCGATGCGTTCGCGGCGGAGAAGAAGATCCAGGGGTGGTCTCGAGCCAAGCGCGAGGCGCTCATGCGCGGCGACCTCCACCTCTTGCCCGGGCTGGCGAAGAAGCGAAATTGGCGCCGGGACGCATGA